In Oxyura jamaicensis isolate SHBP4307 breed ruddy duck chromosome 11, BPBGC_Ojam_1.0, whole genome shotgun sequence, a genomic segment contains:
- the CDK10 gene encoding cyclin-dependent kinase 10 translates to MAEGGSGEGELEPLRFPRLWADGFFEVPADERLGRCRSVKEFEKLNRIGEGTYGIVYRARDTVTDETVALKKVRMDNEKEGMPVSSLREITLLLELHHPNIVELKEVVVGNHLESIFLVMGYCEQDLASLLENMQTPFSEAQVKCIILQVLRGLQYLHEKYIIHRDLKVSNLLMTDKGCVKIADFGLARTYGMPPKPMTPKVVTLWYRAPELLLGMTTQTTSIDMWAVGCILAELLAHKPLLPGTSEIHQIDLIVQLLGTPNENIWPGFSKLPLVSQYTLRKQPYNNLKHKFPWLSEAGLRLLNFLFMYDPKKRATAKDCLESSYFKEKPLPCEPELMPTFPHHRNKRAASTSTGTETQAKRGKP, encoded by the exons ATGGCGGAGGGCGGCAGCGGTGAGGGGGAGCTGGAGCCGCTGCGCTTCCCGCGGCTGTGGGCGGACGGCTTCTTCGAGGTGCCGGCGGACGAGAGG CTGGGGAGGTGCCGGAGCGTGAAGGAGTTCGAGAAGCTGAATCGCATCGGGGAGGGCACCTACGGCATAGTGT ACCGTGCCCGGGACACCGTAACGGATGAGACCGTGGCACTGAAGAAGGTGCGGATGGACAATGAGAAAGAAG GAATGCCCGTCAGCAGCCTGCGGGAGATCACCCTGCTCCTGGAGCTCCACCACCCCAACATTGTGGAGCTGAAGGAGGTGGTTGTGGGGAACCACCTGGAGAG TATTTTCCTGGTAATGGGCTACTGCGAGCAGGACCTCGCCAGCCTTCTGGAGAACATGCAGACACCTTTTTCTGAGGCTCAG GTGAAGTGCATCATCTTGCAAGTGCTCAGGGGCCTGCAGTACCTTCACGAGAAGTACATCATCCACAG GGATCTGAAGGTGTCCAACCTGCTCATGACTGACAAAGGCTGCGTGAAGATCG CGGATTTCGGTCTGGCACGTACGTACGGGATGCCGCCGAAGCCCATGACCCCCAAAGTCGTCACGCTGTG GTACCGAGcgcctgagctgctgctggggatgaCGACGCAGACCACCAGCATTGACATGTG GGCCGTGGGCTGCATCCTCGCCGAGCTGCTGGCTCACAAGCCGCTGCTGCCGGGCACCTCTGAGATCCACCAGATCGATCTCATCgtgcagctcctggggacgCCCAACGAAAACATCTGGCCG GGTTTCTCCAAGCTGCCCCTGGTGAGTCAGTACACCCTGCGGAAGCAGCCTTACAACAACCTCAAGCACAAGTTCCCCTGGCTCTCGGAGGCCGGGCTGCGTCTGCTCAACTTCCTCTTCATGTACGATCCCAAGAAGCG GGCAACGGCGAAAGACTGCCTGGAGAGCTCCTACTTCAAGGAGAAGCCCCTCC CCTGCGAGCCAGAGCTCATGCCCACCTTCCCGCACCACCGCAACAAGCGGGCAGCCTCCACCAGCACGGGGACTGAGACGCAGGCGAAGCGGGGCAAGCCCTGA
- the SPATA2L gene encoding spermatogenesis-associated protein 2-like protein: MCAGPAVRQEYRRSLERGCAGACPDPSFTERLRQRLRAEPGLLRALQDDAGTLLARGLRGRRELGPALRGLAAAFELLERAALNLYLFPWRKEFGTVQTFSGAYVHSLRAALPEADLLRSFGRLGYVRRDEHCLAVCRRPPGAELAAAACGFFACRLECEILAEVLQRLRPRRLRPEELLEARCLARDAEACVEMLRELKPAAACDDDVDLYREMPESPGDGGEQDFNPPAPSSRLWRDPAGLQEAQDTLGGSWDLCKHSELKQELLPTIPKPDASSSSSPRFFLEQELRGACSSPQVLPPAWLPPGEPPPGGQAEAVPPGAPQEAPELPCYQLHSCLRQGALPTYCCTTCQQLHAGTCAAGRACRSQHRGQELRGERQQRLWLQRTEVDMLLADSSSTRP; encoded by the exons ATGTGCGCGGGCCCGGCCGTGCGGCAGGAATACCGGCGGAGCCTGGAGCGGGGCTGCGCGGGTGCCTGCCCCGACCCCTCGTTCACCGAGAGGCTGCGGCAGCGGCTGCGGGCAGagccggggctgctgcgggcCCTGCAGGACGACGCCGGCACCCTCCtggcccgggggctgcggggccgccgCGAGCTGGGGCCGGCGCTGCGGGGCCTGGCGGCCGCCTTCGAGCTGCTGGAGCGGGCGGCCCTCAACCTCTACCTCTTCCCCTGGCGCAAGGAGTTCGGCACCGTGCAG ACCTTCTCGGGGGCCTACGTGCACTCGCTGCGGGCGGCGCTGCCCGAAGCCGACCTGCTGCGGAGCTTCGGCCGCCTGGGCTACGTGCGGCGGGACGAGCACTGCCTGGCCGTGTGCCGCCGGCCCCCAGGCGCCGAgctggccgccgccgcctgcgGCTTCTTCGCCTGCCGGCTGGAGTGCGAGATCCTGGCCGAGGTGCTGCAGCGGCTGCGGCCCCGCCGGCTGCGCcccgaggagctgctggaggcccGCTGCCTCGCCCGCGACGCGGAGGCCTGCGTGGAGATGCTGCGGGAGCTCAAGCCGGCGGCCGCCTGTGACGACGACGTGGATCTGTACCGGGAGATGCCGGAGAGCCCCGGGGACGGCGGGGAGCAGGACTTCAACCCCCCAGCGCCAAGCTCCAGGCTGTGGAGGGACCCtgcggggctgcaggaggcccAGGACACGCTCGGGGGGAGCTGGGACCTCTGCAAACACAGCGAGCtcaagcaggagctgctccccacCATCCCCAAGCCGGacgcttcctcctcctcctcccctcgcTTCTTCCTGGAGCAGGAGCTCAGGGgggcctgcagcagcccccaggtgcTCCCCCCCGCCTGGCTGCCCCCTGGGGAGCCCCCACCCGGGGGCCAGGCTGAGGCCGTGCCCCCCGGCGCCCCGCAGGAAGCGCCCGAGCTGCCCTGCTACCAGCTGCACTCGTGCCTGCGGCAGGGCGCGCTGCCCACCTACTGCTGCAccacctgccagcagctgcacgCCGGCACCTGCGCGGCCGGGCGGGCCTGCCGCAGCCAGCACCGCGGGCAGGAGCTGCGCGGCGAGCGGCAGCAGCGCCTCTGGCTGCAGAGGACAGAGGTGGACATGCTGCTGGCCGACAGCTCCAGCACGCGGCCCTAG
- the VPS9D1 gene encoding VPS9 domain-containing protein 1 isoform X2: MAAAGGGGGGGAGPGRALQAAMRAASGALEMDSGGRPREAYVEYLKSIALISQALQDEARTDGGEGLGSDTPKMLKLAEQCLERVKSLAAALGKAKAKAAPQERGGGPAPVSRHRRVFSDEGGKLSPFLPPEIFQKLQIAEAQGARKELTPLEEASLQNQKLKAAYEARVARLNPSQAVQKTSLTLSLQRQMMENLVIAKAREETLQRKMEERRLRLQEAANRRFSSSVALTPEEQEQRALYAAILEYEQDHDWPRQWKARLKRSPADLSLVTGLFSCLLSFPEHPIAQLLRKLQCAVYTRLYPAVSQSSPEAAPAAPAGLTFLSLDAGGLLPTEPGGRRLRASRSLHCMFSVPEHGPAELRHSLSSTPLADSSPDTSGMEGDPQPPRESSFEDLERFLASPEDWPLGELPAGPGQAPSLQEQLKGVVRDIHNAIDRLLSLTLLAFEGLNTAAGKDQCLACIEEAFFPPLWAPLLALYRSVHRPREAALARSMERHRNAGPAEMGLPSRLFPAAPSSSPAYGAAVEDLRLIPLETCPRRKLDCIVRALRSICECAEEYCSARDSRAPASGTIGADDLLPLVSFAALRSGLPQLLSECAALEEFIHEGCLLGEEGYCLTSLRSALAYLETLP, from the exons ATGGCCGCGGCGGGTGGaggcggaggcggcggggccgggccgggccgggccttGCAGGCCGCTATGAGGGCGGCGAGCGGGGCGTTGGAGATGGACAGCGGGGGGAGGCCGAGG GAAGCCTACGTGGAGTACCTGAAGAGCATCGCCCTCATCTCGCAGGCCCTGCAGGACGAGG cccgcacagATGGGGGCGAGGGGCTCGGCTCCGACACCCCGAAGATGCTGAAGTTGGCGGAGCAGTGCCTGGAGAGAGTCAAGTCCCTGGCGGCTGCGCTGG GCAAAGCCAAGGCGAAAGCAGCCCCGCAGGAGCGCGGCGGGGGGCCCGCTCCCGTCTCCAGGCACCGCAGGGTCTTCTCGGATGAAGGGGGCAAGCTCTCGCCTTTCCTGCCGCCGGAGATCTTCCAGAAGCTGCAGATCGCTGAGGCGCAGGGAGCCCGCAA GGAGCTGACGCCGCTGGAGGAGGCATCGCTGCAGAACCAGAAGCTGAAGGCTGCCTACGAGGCGCGGGTGGCGCGGCTGAACCCCAGCCAGGCTGTGCAGAAAACCTCGCTG ACGCTGTCCCTGCAGCGGCAGATGATGGAGAACCTGGTGATCGCCAAGGCACGGGAGGAGACC CTGCAGCGGAAAATGGAGGAGCGGCGGCTGCGGCTGCAGGAGGCGGCCAACAG GAGGTTCTCCAGCAGCGTGGCCCTCACCCccgaggagcaggagcagagagcgCTCTATGCTGCTATTCTTGAGTACGAGCAGGACCAC GACTGGCCGCGGCAGTGGAAGGCCAGGCTGAAGAGGAGCCCAGCAGACCTGTCCCTGGTGACGGGGCTCTTCTCCTGCCTCCTCAG CTTCCCCGAGCACCCCATTGCCCAGCTCCTGCGCAAGCTGCAGTGCGCGGTGTACACCCGGCTGTACCCGGCTGTCAGCCAGAGCAGCCCCGAGGCCGCCCCTGCGGCCCCCGCCGGCCTCACCTTCCTCTCGCTGgatgctggggggctgctgcccacGGAGCCGGGGGGCCGGCGGCTCCGAGCCTCCCGCAGCCTGCACTGCATGTTCTCGGTGCCCGAGCACGGCCCGGCCGAGCTGCGGCACAGCCTCTCCAGCACGCCCCTCGCCGACAGCAGCCCCGACACCTCCGGGATGGAgggggacccccagcccccccgggaGAGCTCCTTCGAGGACCTGGAGCGGTTCCTGGCGTCACCCGAGGACTGGCCCCTGGGGGAGCtcccggccggccccgggcaGGCGCCAtcgctgcaggagcagctgaagggcGTCGTGCGGGACATCCACAACGCCATCG ACAGGCTGCTGTCCCTGACCCTGCTGGCCTTCGAGGGGCTGAACACCGCCGCCGGCAAGGACCAGTGCCTGGCCTGCATCGAGGAGGCCTTCTTCCCCCCGCTCTGGGCCCCGCTGCTGGCCCTCTACAG GAGCGTGCACCGGCCCCGCGAGGCGGCCCTGGCCCGCAGCATGGAGCGGCACCGCAACGCTGGCCCCGCCGAGATGGGGCTGCCCTCCCGGCTCTTCCCCGCGGCACCCAGCTCTTCCCCCGCCTACGGCGCCGCCGTGGAGGACCTGCGCCTCATCCCGCTGGAGACGTGTCCCCGCAGGAAGCTGGACTGCATcg TGCGAGCCCTGCGCAGCATCTGCGAGTGCGCCGAGGAGTACTGCAGCGCCCGCGACAGCCGGGCCCCCGCCTCCGGCACCAT CGGTGCGGACGACCTGCTGCCCCTCGTGTCCTTCGCGGCGCTGCGCAGcgggctgccccagctgctctccGAGTGCGCGGCGCTGGAGGAGTTCATCCACGAGGG GTGCCTGCTCGGCGAGGAGGGGTACTGCCTGACGTCCCTGCGGAGCGCCCTGGCCTACCTGGAGACCCTGCCCTGA
- the VPS9D1 gene encoding VPS9 domain-containing protein 1 isoform X1, translating to MAAAGGGGGGGAGPGRALQAAMRAASGALEMDSGGRPREAYVEYLKSIALISQALQDEAALTDGGEGLGSDTPKMLKLAEQCLERVKSLAAALGKAKAKAAPQERGGGPAPVSRHRRVFSDEGGKLSPFLPPEIFQKLQIAEAQGARKELTPLEEASLQNQKLKAAYEARVARLNPSQAVQKTSLTLSLQRQMMENLVIAKAREETLQRKMEERRLRLQEAANRRFSSSVALTPEEQEQRALYAAILEYEQDHDWPRQWKARLKRSPADLSLVTGLFSCLLSFPEHPIAQLLRKLQCAVYTRLYPAVSQSSPEAAPAAPAGLTFLSLDAGGLLPTEPGGRRLRASRSLHCMFSVPEHGPAELRHSLSSTPLADSSPDTSGMEGDPQPPRESSFEDLERFLASPEDWPLGELPAGPGQAPSLQEQLKGVVRDIHNAIDRLLSLTLLAFEGLNTAAGKDQCLACIEEAFFPPLWAPLLALYRSVHRPREAALARSMERHRNAGPAEMGLPSRLFPAAPSSSPAYGAAVEDLRLIPLETCPRRKLDCIVRALRSICECAEEYCSARDSRAPASGTIGADDLLPLVSFAALRSGLPQLLSECAALEEFIHEGCLLGEEGYCLTSLRSALAYLETLP from the exons ATGGCCGCGGCGGGTGGaggcggaggcggcggggccgggccgggccgggccttGCAGGCCGCTATGAGGGCGGCGAGCGGGGCGTTGGAGATGGACAGCGGGGGGAGGCCGAGG GAAGCCTACGTGGAGTACCTGAAGAGCATCGCCCTCATCTCGCAGGCCCTGCAGGACGAGGCGGCGCTGACAG ATGGGGGCGAGGGGCTCGGCTCCGACACCCCGAAGATGCTGAAGTTGGCGGAGCAGTGCCTGGAGAGAGTCAAGTCCCTGGCGGCTGCGCTGG GCAAAGCCAAGGCGAAAGCAGCCCCGCAGGAGCGCGGCGGGGGGCCCGCTCCCGTCTCCAGGCACCGCAGGGTCTTCTCGGATGAAGGGGGCAAGCTCTCGCCTTTCCTGCCGCCGGAGATCTTCCAGAAGCTGCAGATCGCTGAGGCGCAGGGAGCCCGCAA GGAGCTGACGCCGCTGGAGGAGGCATCGCTGCAGAACCAGAAGCTGAAGGCTGCCTACGAGGCGCGGGTGGCGCGGCTGAACCCCAGCCAGGCTGTGCAGAAAACCTCGCTG ACGCTGTCCCTGCAGCGGCAGATGATGGAGAACCTGGTGATCGCCAAGGCACGGGAGGAGACC CTGCAGCGGAAAATGGAGGAGCGGCGGCTGCGGCTGCAGGAGGCGGCCAACAG GAGGTTCTCCAGCAGCGTGGCCCTCACCCccgaggagcaggagcagagagcgCTCTATGCTGCTATTCTTGAGTACGAGCAGGACCAC GACTGGCCGCGGCAGTGGAAGGCCAGGCTGAAGAGGAGCCCAGCAGACCTGTCCCTGGTGACGGGGCTCTTCTCCTGCCTCCTCAG CTTCCCCGAGCACCCCATTGCCCAGCTCCTGCGCAAGCTGCAGTGCGCGGTGTACACCCGGCTGTACCCGGCTGTCAGCCAGAGCAGCCCCGAGGCCGCCCCTGCGGCCCCCGCCGGCCTCACCTTCCTCTCGCTGgatgctggggggctgctgcccacGGAGCCGGGGGGCCGGCGGCTCCGAGCCTCCCGCAGCCTGCACTGCATGTTCTCGGTGCCCGAGCACGGCCCGGCCGAGCTGCGGCACAGCCTCTCCAGCACGCCCCTCGCCGACAGCAGCCCCGACACCTCCGGGATGGAgggggacccccagcccccccgggaGAGCTCCTTCGAGGACCTGGAGCGGTTCCTGGCGTCACCCGAGGACTGGCCCCTGGGGGAGCtcccggccggccccgggcaGGCGCCAtcgctgcaggagcagctgaagggcGTCGTGCGGGACATCCACAACGCCATCG ACAGGCTGCTGTCCCTGACCCTGCTGGCCTTCGAGGGGCTGAACACCGCCGCCGGCAAGGACCAGTGCCTGGCCTGCATCGAGGAGGCCTTCTTCCCCCCGCTCTGGGCCCCGCTGCTGGCCCTCTACAG GAGCGTGCACCGGCCCCGCGAGGCGGCCCTGGCCCGCAGCATGGAGCGGCACCGCAACGCTGGCCCCGCCGAGATGGGGCTGCCCTCCCGGCTCTTCCCCGCGGCACCCAGCTCTTCCCCCGCCTACGGCGCCGCCGTGGAGGACCTGCGCCTCATCCCGCTGGAGACGTGTCCCCGCAGGAAGCTGGACTGCATcg TGCGAGCCCTGCGCAGCATCTGCGAGTGCGCCGAGGAGTACTGCAGCGCCCGCGACAGCCGGGCCCCCGCCTCCGGCACCAT CGGTGCGGACGACCTGCTGCCCCTCGTGTCCTTCGCGGCGCTGCGCAGcgggctgccccagctgctctccGAGTGCGCGGCGCTGGAGGAGTTCATCCACGAGGG GTGCCTGCTCGGCGAGGAGGGGTACTGCCTGACGTCCCTGCGGAGCGCCCTGGCCTACCTGGAGACCCTGCCCTGA